AAGGCTTATATACCAAAAAATGAATATTTAGAATTGAATAATCGTTCATCCAATCCATTAAAACATTTTTTATTATTGGCGAATGGTGTTGGAGTAATTGATAGTGATTATTATAATAACGAAGCAAATGAAGGTCATATTATGTTTCAATTTTTAAATTTTGGCTATGAAGATGTTATGATTAAAAAAGGTGACCGTATTGGACAAGGGATTTTTAAGTCTTTTTTATTAACAGATGATGATCAGATAGGTAAAAAACGTTCTGGTGGTTTTGGTTCATCCGGAAAAAATTAAAATTAATGATTAATATTTAGTGATCATTTTATACTAGCTTAGCTATAAGCTAAATTTATGAAATCTAAATTTTT
The genomic region above belongs to Melissococcus plutonius ATCC 35311 and contains:
- a CDS encoding dUTP diphosphatase produces the protein MKIRGFEIISDYQTQGINLPRRATAEAAGYDFESAEDSTVPSIWTLHKKGIAPKPVLVKTGIKAYIPKNEYLELNNRSSNPLKHFLLLANGVGVIDSDYYNNEANEGHIMFQFLNFGYEDVMIKKGDRIGQGIFKSFLLTDDDQIGKKRSGGFGSSGKN